The sequence AcactcatgttttttttgtattttctttattaGGGAATTTATACTGTAATTCATATTTGTATATAGAAAACCATTGATATTCAGAGTTCGTTCATgccttaaatattaaaaatagaatttctCATTAGTAGATTAGTGAAAAAATCACATATAAAATCTTCATAAAACGGTTCAGTATATGAAAATACATCTCTTTAAGGCATAAGTAAAATTGTTAAATGTGAATTTTTATAAAGTATGTAGAGTTATTGGTTTATAGTTCTCatactttattataaataaatccatattaaaattatttttatatatgttactgttacatcatcatatattcATTGAAAACAAGAGTTAAAACAAACACCTAACTTGTTTTTGGTTAAATCAGAATGTTTGAAGCTAAGCTTCCCAAAATAATAGCATTCAATTGATAAAATCTAGTGCTTCCAAAGACAATGTCAAAATAGATATGCTCGACACAATTTCAGTTTTGTCAAATAAAATTATGCAGTAGAAAATAGTAATCATAGTTCAACAAAAATgaatcctaggtatggactatGTGATGAGCAATAAACTCTaaactgtattttttttttcaaaatagaaGTATATTTTTACGGCGAGCCCAAATTATATTGAATTAACTCttatttgaatttatttgaatagcatgtgtttttcaatataaattgaACATATGACATCTTACATTCTTATTTGATGTCAAATTAATTCTCATCTGAAGAGCATATTATTCTCAATAGGAAATGAATGTGACTTTTTACACAATTATTAAATGATCTAAGAGTTTTACAGATCCATAACTATATATTACTATTTCTCAGCtggttttaattttatattcgtTTACTAACTagtgtattgttttttttttctctacttatatataaattgataatgATTTCTGATCAGGTTGGTTGTATTTGTACCGAAATTTATTCGAGAACATGCATGGTTGGATGGTCGTTTTGTCGTGATCTAGGAGAGATCACATTCTTCTGCTTCCTCCCATACATACATGGAAGTTCCATAAGGAATTATTCCAAAATACTAcgaatatatacataaatataacatatatgttaGTCCGGCGTTATCTTAAGTTATATAGAGTTGTTCTGAATGTAAAATTTCAAACGAGGTTCAATAAGCAAACACTCCAACGATGTGTAACATGGTGTTTTTACGTATTGGTTTCATTGATAAGTACAGTACATAACATATTCTAGACACATACATGATATATGAATATAAGTAGCAATTTTTATatccttttacaaaaaaaaagtaaatacttTTTTCTTGCTTTAAGATAACATTGGTATTTAACTATTCAACTAGCTAGCATTGTAAATATAGATATATTTGTTAgtgtcaaattttttaaaatgtaaatataagATTCCCATGACATCTCAGGTTCATATAAAAACTGCTATATAGAGGGGTAAATTATAATAGCACCTCTTCTgttttatttataacaaaactAGTTAATTCTTAAATTATAGCTGTATAACAACGAATaatagcatttaaaaaaaaaacgaataatAGCATCGTGAGCTTTTCGCATTCGAATAAAATTTTGCATAAATGTATCACGTAGAAGTCAACTTATTTTCTTCGGAAAAGCTAAATTGATAAATAGACTTATCAACTACTGCTCAGGGGATATCCATAGACACCGTGGGTATATCCTCTTAATATATTATACTAATCTATTAGCAAATTTCTATCATGTTATTTATATGTCATCGTCCTTCTTGTCttgatatcttttatatatagtaCATACACAAATTTAATCATATACAAAGTAATTACAGGGGAGATGATCctcttcttcttattatttgaAGAATCACAAAAAAACTATTCCAACTACATTTAGtttgaataaataatttatgcAAAGGTGACGTTATATACCAACTTGAGTATCTTATCTATGATAAACTTTCAATATTCTGAATCAAATGTAATATCATATGAGTGTTCTATATATTTTAGAGTTTGACTTATTCCGTTACCAAGTTCCGTGGAACGGTGGAAGCATGAATTGTGCCACTAGTGCTCCAGATGTTTCTTAGTTTACCTTATCCACTAATAGGAATTCAAGAGCAGTTGACTATATAAatcatacaaataatttatgtaCTTTCTAGGCAACATTCGTTCATTATATTCTCATTATATCTGTAATTTGtaaagtttgatttgatttgatttggtaTCCTTTTCTATTCAGTcaaaaattttggatatgtgtAACTTTatggagaaaaataaataataatttgttatatttataagaaaatcacaaatattaatatttttaaaagtgaattttcattttgacatgttatatgcatatgtatgtgaattttttatatagaaattataattattatattttaatgtatattttaattattacattttaatgtaaatttttacaatattatcATTTATTAAATTGATTATATATTACAAGATTATTctaaaagtaattaaaatattgttattttatattaatctggatttaaaataataattttatttatcaaatCAGATGTTCagtcaaaatatatattttcagattagGAGACTACATATTTGGATGGTGGAATAGTTGCGGAGCGAATACAGACTAATTAGCCCAAATAAACCTTACCACTCCGCATTAACATTCATCGGTAAACACGAAGGGTTCAAATGGTCCCATAAGAAATTAAAGGGAAGAGTCAAtttctactcttttttttttaaattacactATTTGTGAAAAGAAATTTATGTGTTTAATTCCTTGAATTTTAAGGaactatagaaaaaaaatattttttttatcaaaattgatATGAAACcaaaagaataaatatttattttcattcattttattttgtttctattCATTTCTTTTCTACTCATTCATGTTCTTATTTTAATGGTCACCGGTTAGTGCTGAAGTAAATATCCGAATTTAtagagataattttttttttgtttataaaataagaaatacgACAGTGGAACATTGAAATACTATACATGTATGCTGTGTTTTGTGTGGTAATAATGGTATTCTAATTACTAAATGTTAAATTATTGGTatgacattttttttgtaaaaagcaTTATTTATCATGGTTTTTTTTCTGTCAATGGTATAGACACATGCAACGTCACTAAAAACGGTACATTTCCATGCATGACTTAAAATAGTTTGGTAAGTTTCTTTTCAACAGGAAAGTATACTAATATGAACTATCAATTTTTAGATCATATAGTATGATCCTATCACTATCAATTTTTcccttttctcaaaaaaaaaatcacatacgAATACCACAAACTGTACAAATCGAAATGAACCTATTGATAAAACAAGTTGAATTGTTTGTAATGAGAGCCGTGCTAAAGTTGGTGAACGCCATAACCAAGTTCTGACAAAAATACGAACAAGTGAACATTGTAATCTAAAGTAAGAGGTATAAAATTGATGTTTCACAACTTTTAGTTCAGAACAACCATAATCATTAGTCTCGATTTTTGATCAAACATTAACATTAGACTTTTACACCAGGTTCACTGATCAATAACAAAGAGAAATTAATGTTGTGAAccccagaaagaaagaaaaaacctGAATCCAAACACAAGCTAAACCAAACAACATGTATATAAAAATGCTAAACCAAACTATACAGATTACAACCAAAAGGTCTTTGTGTGTTTTCCCGTTAGAATCATCTCATCCTTCCATCCAAAAGTACACACATTCATGTAATTAACTTAAGAGAATGATATGCCTTCAGCTTCACACATCTTTCTGTTTCTCTCATCCAAGACTCAAACGATCCAATGGTTTGATGATGTTAGTCTGCCTACGTGGAGTTCCAATCTCACAAGCATTCACTCTCGCTGCGAATCTCAGCGAGCAGAGAGACTCACCGGTTGAAGAAGATTCAGGCGCAATGTTCACAAACATCAGAGTCTTCGAGTCACCACCTAAGCAAGGCTGAATAATTACAAATGAAGACATAGTAAGAAACACAATCTTTTGATAATAATGTATGTTGTTGTTTTGTAAAGTAGTTTAAGTACCTGGAGAAGATAAGTCAGCTTCGAGTTACGGAATGGAACATGATCATCTTTCTTTGCTAAGGCGAAGATGACATCACCAAGAGACGACAAGCTTTTGTTGATTGCCTAAAGAAATAAAGAATTTTTACTAAGCTACAGTTACAAGAATCATAatgttgttttatgtttttctttaaagAGCTTACTTGAGTTTCTTTAAGTCTATCTCCAGTTGATCCACTCTTGGACAAACGTTCACTCCCCGCAAGATCAATCAGGTTCAAGACCCCTTGTACTTGCTGCTCAGTGCTCTTTAAGAAgaagaacacaaaaaaaaacagtttgatTTATTACACAAAACAGAAGTCAATCTCTACAAGAAAAAGAACCAGTTTGGTTAATAGATACCTCGTTGACACCTGAGATTCTTAACGTGAAAACGAAATGGCTTCTTGAAGACTGCTCGTTCATCTGAGTCTTCCCCACCGatctaaaagaaaaagaaaagaaatccaACGTTTATAAAACCATAACCCATCTGTTAATGGGTTTTTCACTTTTAGCTGTTCACCTGTTACGAGCAGCGTGATCCAAGAGGAATGAAACCTCTCTGGAGCTTTTAACATCCAAGATAGTAAGCTCAGCGACATGCGTGTTCCCATGAGCATCATGTTTAATAGCATGTTTCTGTGGAGATACACCATTGTCTGTTCTCACTGCTTCTTTGTTTGTCGACAAGAGATCTCTGATCGTTTCATTGTAAATCTCCAACATAGAAACCTATGCACATGAAACAAGACTAGGTAAGTTACATATTGATTTTAACCAAAAGGATGTATCTTACTTATTGCCACTTACCTGCAATTCATACTTCCAGCCTTGAGATCTAAGAGACTGCCTCGTTTCAAATATTTGCTCCAAACATCTTGGGATTAGTCCTTTCTCCTCAGCATTCCCTGGCTTACCCATCATTGTGTAAGTCTTACCCGAACCGGTTTGTCCATATGCAAAAATGCACACCTGCAAAATGAATTAGTATCAGCTTAATGCAACAAACAAACCAAttggtctagtggtaaaggAGTGTTTAGTAAGCACTCCGCTACTCGagtttaataatatttgttGAGAGAGACTATTTACATTGTTTGGATTCGCGGTAAAGAGGTGAAAccacttttttctttcttagcaaaaaaaaaatgcaacaaACAGTATAATAGAATTTGTTTCCATTTACATTACCTTGTAACCATCGAGAGCACTTTGAACGAGCTGAGAGATCTCTATGAAAACGTCTTCTTGTGTTGTATTAGGCAGAAACACCTTATCAAATGTGAACGAATGCTTTTGCGCTGCCCATAGCAAACACACACaacaacaaatgtttttttaaataaaactgtgtCATTTCCACAAGAGCCAGAGGTTTTAATTAGTTTCATACCATTTTGCATCAAGTCAATACCGCGACCAAGTAGTTCTAGAGATGCAGGGTAAGAAATGGTCTTCCCCTCATCACCGTTGTTCTCTCCTGGTAATAGAGGTCTAACTCTACAGAACACACGTATGTTCCCTTTCAGTTCCTGTAAGatgagaacaaaaaaaacaatgatcAGACAAAAGCTTACACAAAAGGTGGCAGAGGTTACTTAAAGAGGATCATACAAGAATAGTATTGTGTAGCTTCTTCCTTAGTTTCTCTCCTTCAACGAGTTTAAGCTCTGCTTCTTCTACGCGGCTTTTCAGATCGATAATGGTTTGCTTCTGGTCCTCAAACTCGTTCATTTTCTCAAATGTAGTTAGATCAGACATCTAATAAAccattaaaaaatcaaaaatggtATCAGAAAACTTGGAAAAAATATAATGCAGTCACTTGAGAAATGTGATGAAACCTGAAGTCTCCTATCACAAGATACTAGTCGATCTTGCAGCTCCTTTATCTGGTTACTCTGGGAAGAACAAGTGGTCTGCACCAAAAATTTAACATCATCTTAGTAGAAAACATTCGGCAGTAGATCTTGGTAAGAAAATATGAAAGGTTATGAAACCTCGAGCTCGGTTATGGTGTCTTTGAAGTCATTGTACTTGTTTGCTTCTGTTTGTAAAGTTTTTAACTCGGTTAAATGGTGGTCACGTTCATCTTTAGCCTGCTGAAGCTCCACCTTGAGGCTCGCAATTTCGTTTACCAGTTCAGCTTTCTGCTTCATGATATCATCTTGAGAGGCCTAGCCAAGCAAAGAAACAAGACAGACAGTCACATTCTGATGACTACTAACatatactctctctgtttccgagagtaagattttttagatttttttttgttcaacaaagatatattttctataaGGTACTTTTAATAATTGATGTTAATAAACTGTATACTTTCAATAAACACTAATTGAGAATATTTCAACTGATTAAATCTTATTGGTTGACTGTTATtggatataaataaataaaatagttaattataaacattcattatattttaatatgcttgaaaacttttaaaaaaatcctTCTTTTAGGAACGGAATGAGTACTATCTATTGGTCGAATTAAAATAGAGAGCATTGACCACCTTAGAAGCAACAAGCTGATCCTGCAATGCTGAGAACTGACCCTTCAAGTTGCCAATGTTCTCAACAATCTCAGTCCTTTCTTTCTCGCCGCGTTTTATAGTTTCATGAGCTTCATCAAGATCACCTTGTAGCTTGCTGTTATACAGCTGCAAGCTTGAGTTATACTCTTGCAACAGTTTGTACATGTCATTTACAGATTGTATCTGAACAAAACCCCACAAAAAAAATGTCATTAGGTGAAATCATCTTAACATTTcagatcttctttttttttagcttCCTCACCCTTTGATTAGCTGTTTGAAGCTCTCCTTGTGCTTTTCCTAGCTCTTCAGTGAGACCGCCTTGTGCCTTTTCAACAGCAAGTCTTGCTTCTTTCTCTTTTCCAAGAGAATCATTTGCAGCCTAAAAGCAAATTAAAACATCAGACAACACAAGTGTTTTAACTAGAAAAACAAGCAGCTTTCTTACCAACTTCTCTGTTTGTTCCTTGGCAAGTTGAATTTGAGCAGATTCAAAATTCTTCCTCAGTTCCTCAATGATCATATTCAGCTCCTCTTCTTTGTTTTTCAAGCTAGCCTCTGTCATCAAATTGcaataattttgaagtttaaATCCCAAAACTTCAACAAactaaaatctaatttttaaaacGCACCCATATCAGCACAATGCTTCTCATTCAATACCAAAGCGTTCTTCAACTTCTCTTGCTCAAAAGCGTAGTCCAGCTCAAGTTCTTGAAACCATCTGATGCAAAGTCTAAGTCTTTTTATATATTCCATCATGTTCTCACATCTCTCCTGCGAAACCAACCACCAAACCAAggagaaaattcaaaattctCAGACCAAAAATGGTCAAACACATAAACAAAAAGTCTTTAATGCTCATATCAAACAGACAAAAACTATTTTGTCCCCACAAGTTGTCTTATAACATTTCAAATCTTCTTCAAAACCCAACAGATCCAATGAGAAAAGCCAGTAAGCAAACTGAAAGTGAACCCCCCTAAGAGATTGAACCACAAAGGATCAACACATACAACAAAGTCTTCAATGCTAATGCCAACCAAAGGTCCCACAAAATGAACCAACAAGAAAAGCCAGTAAAACTATATAAAACTCAAAAATTCTTTAATCAAGATTTAGTAACTTAAACTCTTTGGTATTAAGATTCCTAATTGATATGCTTATCCATTACCACAACACAATCAAATTCaaacacttaaaaaaaaaaaaagataaagatatatTCAGTGAGCGTGCAAACAAAAGGTAGAAACCTTGTAGTTGAACTTGCTCTTGTACTTGATTCGCTCATTAAGAAGAGCTTCAACGTCTTCTCTTGTGAACTCAACCTGACCACATTCAGATCCCGCCGTGCTCACCGGAGCACTGTCCGGCGTCAGATCTTTAGACCCATTCGCCACCGGAAAAGCTGGCCGGATTCTTCCAT comes from Brassica rapa cultivar Chiifu-401-42 chromosome A02, CAAS_Brap_v3.01, whole genome shotgun sequence and encodes:
- the LOC103851947 gene encoding kinesin-like protein KIN-14N — its product is MVGTMANNGRIRPAFPVANGSKDLTPDSAPVSTAGSECGQVEFTREDVEALLNERIKYKSKFNYKERCENMMEYIKRLRLCIRWFQELELDYAFEQEKLKNALVLNEKHCADMEASLKNKEEELNMIIEELRKNFESAQIQLAKEQTEKLAANDSLGKEKEARLAVEKAQGGLTEELGKAQGELQTANQRIQSVNDMYKLLQEYNSSLQLYNSKLQGDLDEAHETIKRGEKERTEIVENIGNLKGQFSALQDQLVASKASQDDIMKQKAELVNEIASLKVELQQAKDERDHHLTELKTLQTEANKYNDFKDTITELETTCSSQSNQIKELQDRLVSCDRRLQMSDLTTFEKMNEFEDQKQTIIDLKSRVEEAELKLVEGEKLRKKLHNTILELKGNIRVFCRVRPLLPGENNGDEGKTISYPASLELLGRGIDLMQNAQKHSFTFDKVFLPNTTQEDVFIEISQLVQSALDGYKVCIFAYGQTGSGKTYTMMGKPGNAEEKGLIPRCLEQIFETRQSLRSQGWKYELQVSMLEIYNETIRDLLSTNKEAVRTDNGVSPQKHAIKHDAHGNTHVAELTILDVKSSREVSFLLDHAARNRSVGKTQMNEQSSRSHFVFTLRISGVNESTEQQVQGVLNLIDLAGSERLSKSGSTGDRLKETQAINKSLSSLGDVIFALAKKDDHVPFRNSKLTYLLQPCLGGDSKTLMFVNIAPESSSTGESLCSLRFAARVNACEIGTPRRQTNIIKPLDRLSLG